A stretch of the Alnus glutinosa chromosome 6, dhAlnGlut1.1, whole genome shotgun sequence genome encodes the following:
- the LOC133870939 gene encoding exosome complex exonuclease RRP46 homolog isoform X1, with protein sequence MEIDRVDGRTANQLRPLACSRNILNRAHGSASWSQGDTKVLAAVYGPKVGTKKNENPEKACIEVIWKPKTGQIGKPEKEYEMIVKRTLQSICVLTINPNTTTSVIVQVVNDDGSLLPCAINAACAALVDAGIPLKHLAVAICCCLADSRYVLLDPTKLEEQKTKAFVYLVFPNLTLSVISEGSLKVEGEPVEQAIITSVTQGAMSVDDYLHCLERGRAASAKMSAFLRRSLPPQIPSDSSKAG encoded by the exons ATAGATAGAGTAGATGGGCGTACAGCGAACCAGTTGAGACCACTCGCTTGCTCCCGCAACATCCTCAACCGTGCCCATGGCTCTGCCAGCTGGTCTCAGG GAGATACCAAAGTTCTTGCTGCAGTTTATGGACCAAAAGTTGGAACAAAGAAGAATGAAAACCCTGAGAAGGCTTGCATTGAAGTGATTTGGAAGCCTAAAACAGGGCAGATTG GAAAACCTGAAAAGGAGTATGAGATGATAGTGAAGAGGACTTTGCAAAGCATTTGCGTTTTGACTATCAACCCTAATACCACCACATCAGTTATTGTTCAG GTTGTCAATGATGATGGTTCT CTTCTCCCATGTGCCATCAATGCAGCATGTGCTGCTCTTGTAGATGCTGGAATTCCTCTAAAGCATCTTGCGG TCGCAATTTGTTGTTGTTTAGCAGATAGTAGATATGTCTTACTGGATCCCACCAAGCTAGAAGAGCAG AAAACGAAAGCATTTGTATATTTGGTCTTTCCAAACTTGACTCTTTCTGTCATATCGGAAGGATCATTAAAGGTGGAAGGGGAGCCAGTGGAACAGGCAATTATTACTTCTGTTACCCAAGGTGCAATGTCAG TGGATGATTATCTTCACTGTCTTGAACGAGGACGTGCTGCTAGTGCGAAGATGTCTGCTTTTCTCAGGAGGAGCTTGCCACCGCAAATCCCTAGTGACTCATCTAAAGCTGGGTGA
- the LOC133870939 gene encoding exosome complex exonuclease RRP46 homolog isoform X2 — MEIDRVDGRTANQLRPLACSRNILNRAHGSASWSQGDTKVLAAVYGPKVGTKKNENPEKACIEVIWKPKTGQIGKPEKEYEMIVKRTLQSICVLTINPNTTTSVIVQLLPCAINAACAALVDAGIPLKHLAVAICCCLADSRYVLLDPTKLEEQKTKAFVYLVFPNLTLSVISEGSLKVEGEPVEQAIITSVTQGAMSVDDYLHCLERGRAASAKMSAFLRRSLPPQIPSDSSKAG; from the exons ATAGATAGAGTAGATGGGCGTACAGCGAACCAGTTGAGACCACTCGCTTGCTCCCGCAACATCCTCAACCGTGCCCATGGCTCTGCCAGCTGGTCTCAGG GAGATACCAAAGTTCTTGCTGCAGTTTATGGACCAAAAGTTGGAACAAAGAAGAATGAAAACCCTGAGAAGGCTTGCATTGAAGTGATTTGGAAGCCTAAAACAGGGCAGATTG GAAAACCTGAAAAGGAGTATGAGATGATAGTGAAGAGGACTTTGCAAAGCATTTGCGTTTTGACTATCAACCCTAATACCACCACATCAGTTATTGTTCAG CTTCTCCCATGTGCCATCAATGCAGCATGTGCTGCTCTTGTAGATGCTGGAATTCCTCTAAAGCATCTTGCGG TCGCAATTTGTTGTTGTTTAGCAGATAGTAGATATGTCTTACTGGATCCCACCAAGCTAGAAGAGCAG AAAACGAAAGCATTTGTATATTTGGTCTTTCCAAACTTGACTCTTTCTGTCATATCGGAAGGATCATTAAAGGTGGAAGGGGAGCCAGTGGAACAGGCAATTATTACTTCTGTTACCCAAGGTGCAATGTCAG TGGATGATTATCTTCACTGTCTTGAACGAGGACGTGCTGCTAGTGCGAAGATGTCTGCTTTTCTCAGGAGGAGCTTGCCACCGCAAATCCCTAGTGACTCATCTAAAGCTGGGTGA